The DNA sequence CCTGCATCTTTTTGCAGCACTCGGCGAGCAGAATAGCCTTGCCCACACGATCGCTTTTGCGTTTGCCGATGCGTTGGATTTTTTCCATGCACTGCCTGGTCATGGCGGTGCGACGTTTCTTATGTTTGGTCATTAGTCAGTCCTCTGTCTTGAGCGGGTGCCGGGATATTTAGGCACGCCCAGCCGTGCTATCCTTGCTGTCATTACAACAAGTAAGGATTCTTGAATGAAAGAGCGATTTGATGCCGATTGCCCGCTATGTGGCGGCTCTGCAAGCTATGTATTCACTGATGCTGAAAACTTTAAGGCTTACACATGCCCTGATTGCGGTATCTTCGAAGTTAGTATCCACGCCGAACGGCTAGTGAAAGAAATGCCTCAGGAACGCAGGGCATTCTACGTCTCACTTATTGAATCAGCGCCAGCAGAGAAGACATTGGAAATTTTGTTCGAGGTTCTTTCTACAGGGAATCGCATTGCTCACCGGCATATCAGTGTTCGCCGTTAGCACCACCTTTTCCCTCGTCGATAGTACGGATTGAAAGACAAAGGCCGTCTTGATTCATCCATATGTTGAGCTGTTGGAACACAAAACGAGGGTGTTTTTCCAGCAATTTTTTAAAGTGTTGCACCTCTTCCTGTGTGGGCTGATTTTTGTTTTCATTCATATGATTGCCTTTGAGTAGTGGTCTTATAGCAGCACCCAGAAAGGTGGATGCTGAGTAAGAACGCTGACATGTTTAGCCGTAGCCGTCGCACCGGTACATGCAGACCGTTGGTGTGTGCAACTTAACCTGACTGTTAAAGAGCGTATCCGGTTGGGATATGCATATTAAAAACTATAGTTGTTTTTGTGTCAACAACATTGGTTGTTTTTTGTGTTTTTGGGGTTGTTTTTCGACTGAAAAATAAAGAAATTTTTTTGAAGAACTGAATCTAGTGAATGGGAGCATGTATATGCTTTGTGTAAATTCTGTTGGGATTTGCAAATAATACTGATACCAGAAAATGATGATAAAACAGATACGAAAAGTCGCCCTATACTGAGAAAGAGCAGGACTCATTATCGAAGTGAGGAGTTTAGGTTGTTAGCCTTGAATAATAGTGGGTGGGCATTAACAGCTTTTTAATCTCTCGAATGCAATTTTAACAAACCAGTAGCCTTATTGATTCTCATTGCATGGAAACGCCTGAGTTAGAGCTTTGGTCGTTAATATAACGGCTGGTAGATTTCTTTGCTCTGGATGAGTTTTAATATATTGAGATACTACATCACTGACTTGCCCGACAACCAAACTTCCCGTTTTGGGAGAGCAAAAAATCTTTCCTTCTCCAAGCTCAAATATACCTATTGAGTATCCATGAAGCATGGCTGCATCCTGAAAGTCACTATCCATAGCACGCCCATTTCTCGTTCTCTCATCAGCTTCAACCCATTGGTTTAACTCGTTTCCATCATGGAAGTATGAGCGTGCATCCGAAAAAAAAGAGATTCCTAATAATCCGACTATTAGTAATTTTTTCATCTTAAACTCTCTGTTATCGAAGTTACATGAACTATATAACCAATAATTTCATGGCGATCAGCGTTCGCAATTAATAGTGCTCAATAGATATGCGGTAAGCGAGCACTGTTAAAATATCTTTTTTATAATAAAAGGCTGGTTACCAGCTATGCGATGACCAGAAAACCTTCCCGATTACTCTTACGTCTCTCTGGAATTCCTCTCGTGGAACGATCTCATCAGGATATTCGTCTCTGTTAATCGAGCGGATTATTACCGATGTAGGAGTGGCAACCAGTGTTTTAACTCTCAGCAGGTCTGCCTGGCATATCGCATACGTTTTCCCGTCCCTTATAGCTCTATCCTGGGTATTGACTCCGACAACATCGCCATCATGCAATGTCGGCTCCATACTGTTACCCGTCACGCGTACCAACTTTGCTGCCGATTCTGGTACACCCATTTTTGTTAGATAATAACGCCTAAACACAAGAGAAAACTCAGAGGATTCTTCCACTTCACAGCTTCCATTACCTGCTGAAAGTAATACGTTGAGCAATGGCACAGTCACGAATTCATCATGATCTTGTTCTACATCCTCCCAAACGACCGCTTTCAATCGAGATTCTTTTATATTGACCGGCTCAGGTTCACTTTCTCGCATAGGGAGAACCCCCCTGGATAGCCATTCAGGGCGCACTTTTAGAACGTTAGCCAACTCAAAAATTTTTGTTGTCTCAGATGTCTTCCCTTTCTCAATCTTCTGAATTGATGCTTGGCTTTGACCAATGGCTTTACCTAGAGCCTCTTGGGAGAGCCCTGCCTCTGTTCTAGCTTGTTTTAGTCTTTCTGCAAGTGTCGTTTTCATAACATAAATCTACAACTTAGGTTGTCATTCATCAAACGAATATAGTTTTGACAAAATAAAAACTATAGTTGTATTATTCCGTAAAGCAAACGGAGGTTTCATGAATGAAGTAATCAAAACCGCCATCGCCATTGTTGGATCGCAGCGTAAATTGGGCCAAGCCTGTGGATTAACACAGGCTGCCGTCCAAAAGTGGTTGTACAACAAGGCCAAGGTGGCACCTGAAAATGTACAAGCGGTTGTTATGGCAACCCATGGTGCAGTAAAAGGCTACCAGTTACGTCCTGACCTACCGCACCTGTTTCCACACCCTGACCAAGTGCCGGAAATAACAGAAAAACAGTAACGTTAAGGACTGACCAATGACCACAATACATCGACCTGCCGGTGATACGGCAGGGGCTGCGATCGCGTCCGGCGTTCGCAAGGAGCTGCTTTCACGCAAAAAAGTAGGCAAAAACGGCTTGCCGTTCCACGTTGTGCGCGAAGACCAGATCAAGACCAGGTGGACGGAGAGCGAGGCTGCCACCATCAAAAGCGTGGCGGGTGCCATGTCGTCCAATCCTGCCGTTGAAACCAATACCGCCGCGATCCGGGGCTTTCTGGCGATGTTCGCCGAATCACCAGACATGCTCGCCCATGTGCATCGTGAACTGACTGCCGCCGGTTTGCCTATCCCCGATTGGCTGCCGCCATTGGCAGGGAGGGCATCACGATGAAGCACACCCACGAAACCCCAATGAGCGCCACACAAAGCGTTGATCTTGTCGCCAATATCGTTGGTAGCAAGCTGGATATCACCGGGGAAAAAACCCGGTGTTTGGCTATCACAGGGGCTTTGTCTCAAGTGACGCGCACGTTTTATTCACGTCACTTGGTGACAAGTGAAACGAATGCGGCGGTGAATCATGGAAATAACCAAACCCCTTAATCGCCGCTACCGGGATAAAAACGGCGTGATTGTGCATGTCACAGGGTACGAACCTGTAACCAAGCGGGTGATTTTCACTCGCCCCGGATATGAACATCCATGCGCCCGCCCGTTGTGGCAGGTGCAGAAGTATTTCACGAGGCTTGATGTATGAGTAGCAAGTTACTGGGCCACGTATGGGATGCCTGTGCCGCATCCGGTATTAAGGGAACCCAATTATTGATCATGGCGCGACTGGCGGATTACTCGAATGATGATGGAGTGAGCTACCCCAGCGTAGAGACAATAGCCCGTCAACTTGGGGCTGGGATCAGCACCGTTCGTAGCGCCATTACTGAATTGGAAAAAGCAGGCTGGTTGTGTCGTGAGAGCCGCCGCAAAGGTAATCGTAACTGCTCTAACCTGTATTACCTCAACGCAGAGCGACTGGAGGAGATTGCATTGCGTGAAGTTGCCAAAGTTAAAGCCGCCCGGCTGGCGAAAAAATCAGCTATTTGTCACCCGCCAGAATCTGACGGTTCAGAATCTGACCCTCTGAAATCTGGAGGTTCAAACGGTTTTGACCCTCCAGAATCTGGCACTAAAGCGTGTTTTGACCCTCCAGAATCTGGCGGGGATCCACAAGTAAATTCAAAACATGAATCACAAGTAAATTCAAAACATGAACCACAAGGTACGCCCGCGCGGAAATCCCCTTTTGGCGAATTCGATTTCTCGTCATTCCCGACACTGCCCAGCGT is a window from the Dickeya lacustris genome containing:
- a CDS encoding Rap1a/Tai family immunity protein; amino-acid sequence: MKKLLIVGLLGISFFSDARSYFHDGNELNQWVEADERTRNGRAMDSDFQDAAMLHGYSIGIFELGEGKIFCSPKTGSLVVGQVSDVVSQYIKTHPEQRNLPAVILTTKALTQAFPCNENQ
- a CDS encoding S24 family peptidase, coding for MKTTLAERLKQARTEAGLSQEALGKAIGQSQASIQKIEKGKTSETTKIFELANVLKVRPEWLSRGVLPMRESEPEPVNIKESRLKAVVWEDVEQDHDEFVTVPLLNVLLSAGNGSCEVEESSEFSLVFRRYYLTKMGVPESAAKLVRVTGNSMEPTLHDGDVVGVNTQDRAIRDGKTYAICQADLLRVKTLVATPTSVIIRSINRDEYPDEIVPREEFQRDVRVIGKVFWSSHSW
- a CDS encoding transcriptional regulator is translated as MNEVIKTAIAIVGSQRKLGQACGLTQAAVQKWLYNKAKVAPENVQAVVMATHGAVKGYQLRPDLPHLFPHPDQVPEITEKQ
- a CDS encoding porin, with the protein product MKHTHETPMSATQSVDLVANIVGSKLDITGEKTRCLAITGALSQVTRTFYSRHLVTSETNAAVNHGNNQTP
- a CDS encoding DUF4222 domain-containing protein → MEITKPLNRRYRDKNGVIVHVTGYEPVTKRVIFTRPGYEHPCARPLWQVQKYFTRLDV
- a CDS encoding helix-turn-helix domain-containing protein gives rise to the protein MSSKLLGHVWDACAASGIKGTQLLIMARLADYSNDDGVSYPSVETIARQLGAGISTVRSAITELEKAGWLCRESRRKGNRNCSNLYYLNAERLEEIALREVAKVKAARLAKKSAICHPPESDGSESDPLKSGGSNGFDPPESGTKACFDPPESGGDPQVNSKHESQVNSKHEPQGTPARKSPFGEFDFSSFPTLPSVQVWQDYEKHRKAKRAPITQTVVNMLGIELTKAMAAGWSVDHALGEAMVAGWQGLKFEWLTNRNNPARNTGAVNRQEALEARNAQAFEEWLQEEAQALANRRNLDVNHG